In Bernardetia litoralis DSM 6794, the genomic window ATAATGAAAGAAATTGATAAAATAGAAATTGAATAAAAAATAAAAAAACACCTATCAAAATGATTTCAAAAACACAACATTGGGAAAACGTTTATGAAACTAAAACCCCACAAGATGTAAGCTAGACACAGGTAAAACCACAAACTTCACTTGAAGTTAAATGCTCTTCTAATTTTTGAGTGTTTTCTCTTTCTTGAATATCTAAGCAAATAATAGAATACATATTTATATCAATATTTCCACCTATAATTTTATTGTTTTCTGTAAATAAATTTCCTGCTTGTATCAAAATTGTTCCTGTATGAGTTCCTCCTGTTTTCGAACCTTGCCAAGTAACACTAGAATCATCAGAGCTAACACGATAAGTATTAGAAAGTATAGAGAAAGAAAAAAATAACAGAGAAATCAAGAATAAAAATAAAATCAAAAGTTGCTTTTTCATAAATAGATTAGAATTTAATAATTGTTTTTTTATAAAAAAAAGAAAAAATGATAGTATTAATGGCCAAAACAAAAAGATATACAAGCTGTTAGTCATTTATTAATCACTAATAATTTACAACTAATTACCCCAATTATGTTTGGCTTATTTAAGAAAAAAGACCCTACTCAAGCAAAAATTGATAAACTGACAGCAACCTATAAAAAAATGAGTGAAGAAGCCTTCAAACTTTCTCGTTCGGATAGAAAAGCCAGCGATCTCAAAACTGCTGAAGCAGAAGAAATAATAAAACAAATAGATGAATTACGAAATTCTCAAAATGGATAATTAACTGATAACTATGGAAAAGTATTTAGCTTGTAGGTTAAAGGCTTGCCTTTGACTGTATTTGTGTTTTTCTGAATCTAAAGATTACTACTTGACAAGTCAAAGGTAAGCCTTTGCACTATAAATACACCTATTTTCAAATTTTCTGTAGTTGTCAGTAATTAAATAAATTTGGGGATTTTTTTATGTAAGTGAAAATTAAGTACTTTGTAGACTAGAAACACATATAAATTGATTTCTAATTTTCTCTTGATTTAATAAAATTCTCTTTCTATGACATATAAATTAGCAATTATTGGTTTGGGATATGTAGGTTTGCCATTGGCTGCTGAGTTTGGTAAAAAATATTTTACTATTGGTTTTGATATTAATAAAAATCGTATCGAAGAACTCAAAAAAGGATATGACCGAACTCTTGAAGTAAATAAAGAAGAGCTGAAAGCATCAGAGCATCTTTCTTTTACAACCAGCCTTGAAAAACTTGCCGAAGCCTCAATTTATATCGTAACCGTTCCTACGCCTGTGGATGTGTACAAAAAACCAGATTTGAAACCAATTCTGGCAGCTTCAAAAACAGTTGGAAAGGTTCTCAAAAAAGGAGATATTGTAGTCTATGAATCGACAGTTTATCCAGGTTGTACAGAAGAAGATTGTGTTCCTATTTTAGAAAAAGAAAGTGGTTTAAAATTTAATCAAGATTTCTTTTGTGGATATTCTCCTGAGCGAATTAATCCAGGGGATAAAGAACATACAATTTCTAAAATAAAAAAAGTAGTTAGTGGAAGTACACCTAAAATTGCACAGCAATTAAATGAACTTTATGGCTCAATTATCACAGCAGGAACTCATCTTGCTTCTTCTATAAAAGTAGCCGAAGCCTCAAAAGTTATCGAAAATGCACAGCGTGATTTGAATATTGCTTTTGTAAACGAACTCGCACTTATTTTTGAGAAAATGGATATTGATACATTGGAAGTTTTGGAAGCAGCAGGTACAAAATGGAATTTTTTACCGTTTAAACCTGGATTAGTGGGTGGACATTGTATAGGAGTTGATCCTTATTATCTGACTTACAAAGCCGAAAGTTTGGGTTATCATCCAGAGGTAATTTTGGCAGGAAGAAGAATTAATGATACAATGGGAGTTTTTGTTGCTTCAAAAGTTATCAAATTGATGATTCAACAAAGCACAAATGTAAAAAACGCAAAAATTTTAGTTTTGGGGATTACTTTTAAAGAAAATTGCCCTGATATTCGTAATTCAAGAGTGATTGATGTAATTAGAGAATTTCAAGATTTTGGTGCAAATGTAGAAGTTTATGACCCTTGGGCAGATGCAGCCGAAGTAAAACACGAATATAATCTTGATTTGATAAAAGAACCTTCTCAAAATTATGATGCTATCGTTTTGGCAGTTTCTCATAAAGAATTTGATTCCTTAGACTTTGAAAATCTTAAAAATGAAAAAACAATTATCTATGATATTAAAGGAAAAATTGACAAATCTAAGGTAACAGCGAGGCTATAAATTCCAAAATTTGTAATGATGAAATGACATATATTTAGACACTTAATAATAGGTTTTGGGGTGATAGTCATATCTTTTCTGATTGCTATTATTAAAACTGGATGACTCTTGTGCCTAATTTTTACAACTGAATAACTCACGAACTTATATCATTAATATCTTATTTTATATTTGGCGTGGTACTTTATTGGGTTCAATATTATAAAGAAGAGGGTAAAAATAAAACCCACGAATTTATTCGTGGGTAATAAATATGATTCAAAAACTAAATTTTCAAGTCGTAATTCGTAATTATCTTTTTCTAACCTTTCTAGCTTTTCTAGCTTTTCTCCACTTTGTAATAATAAAAATAATTCCAATCAAAACAATCCAAAATACCCAAAGGCGCATCACTCCAACTACAAACATCAAGAAATCGTCCCAGCCTTCGCCCATATTTTCAAATAAACGACTAAAAAATGAGCGTTCTGGTGCTTTAGAATAATTTTCTAATTCTTGGATAAGTGTCAAATTGATTGTACTTAATGAAACTTGGTCTTTTAGGTAACGCAAACGTCCTTCTCTAGCTTCAATTTCTTCACGAATGACACGTAATTTGTCTTCAATTTCCAAAATTTCTGAAATTGTTTTGGCTTCTTTCAAAATCTCTGAATAACGATTTTCTACTTCTCGTTTTGATTTCAAACGTGCTTGAATATCCACAAATTCTTCGCTTACATCTTGTGAACTTTGCGACTGATTTTTTACAAAACCGATAGTTGAGAGTTCTTTCATTAAGTTTTCAAAATTACCTGAAGAAACACGAATTGTTATGTTTTGCTGTTTTGAAGAGCTATAATCATTATAATTGGCAGCCGAAGTAAATCCTTTGTTTGCTTTTACTTTCTGCAAAACGGCTTCTTTTGCTTTCTCTAATTCTTGAACTTGAAGATTCATATCTCCAGTTTTGATAACATGCAAACCTTGTACGATTGGTTCTCCACTTATTCCTCCTTCTGTTCCGTCTTGTTGATTTGCAAAAGAACTTATTGAAGCTTCTTCTGTACTCATTTTAAAAGAATCTTGCTCTGTAAATTCACTTCTCTGACAAGAAGCAAAAAATGGAATAAAAAGTATCCAAAAATAAAGTGATAGTTTCAAAGTAGTTTTCATAGTTAAATAGTG contains:
- a CDS encoding Lacal_2735 family protein produces the protein MFGLFKKKDPTQAKIDKLTATYKKMSEEAFKLSRSDRKASDLKTAEAEEIIKQIDELRNSQNG
- a CDS encoding nucleotide sugar dehydrogenase yields the protein MTYKLAIIGLGYVGLPLAAEFGKKYFTIGFDINKNRIEELKKGYDRTLEVNKEELKASEHLSFTTSLEKLAEASIYIVTVPTPVDVYKKPDLKPILAASKTVGKVLKKGDIVVYESTVYPGCTEEDCVPILEKESGLKFNQDFFCGYSPERINPGDKEHTISKIKKVVSGSTPKIAQQLNELYGSIITAGTHLASSIKVAEASKVIENAQRDLNIAFVNELALIFEKMDIDTLEVLEAAGTKWNFLPFKPGLVGGHCIGVDPYYLTYKAESLGYHPEVILAGRRINDTMGVFVASKVIKLMIQQSTNVKNAKILVLGITFKENCPDIRNSRVIDVIREFQDFGANVEVYDPWADAAEVKHEYNLDLIKEPSQNYDAIVLAVSHKEFDSLDFENLKNEKTIIYDIKGKIDKSKVTARL
- a CDS encoding DUF4349 domain-containing protein codes for the protein MKTTLKLSLYFWILFIPFFASCQRSEFTEQDSFKMSTEEASISSFANQQDGTEGGISGEPIVQGLHVIKTGDMNLQVQELEKAKEAVLQKVKANKGFTSAANYNDYSSSKQQNITIRVSSGNFENLMKELSTIGFVKNQSQSSQDVSEEFVDIQARLKSKREVENRYSEILKEAKTISEILEIEDKLRVIREEIEAREGRLRYLKDQVSLSTINLTLIQELENYSKAPERSFFSRLFENMGEGWDDFLMFVVGVMRLWVFWIVLIGIIFIITKWRKARKARKVRKR